In Mycolicibacterium tusciae JS617, one genomic interval encodes:
- a CDS encoding type IV secretory system conjugative DNA transfer family protein produces the protein MASPVVGEAPTFTPTPTTYCGFSRRVVGKREQLYVPRSAPMVLVSAPSDTGKSRRILAPAAVLWGGPAVVVSSKDDLMQNVMQRRWGPRALLDLRPLTSPVYPDGIVANVYDPTVTIDSPYEALTVAETIMQMATVGLGSGADQVSDGGVWESQAAGPLAAFLFAASPQGNSKGMNWVLTGVDNIDPESTSEPGWAQAAAICHQYPTLSVGMMRIMEMDPRQRDSVAITMRKAITPWLRTSLVDRGAALPFTLEFLDDPQATLYVLAPADGTVAGAAVTLLDSLVRRWREKTSAREQMHRLLMIIDELPNTAPIPNLPKIVGEGRGLGINLVAAVQASSSLARVYGQDIAEELRHIFGAAVIMFGAREDQILEDAQTWSPLTNRRNQQFGQADGHKSLSSELGPSLRWEELLPPTREHARVLVRGGVGVCAEIPDWSEFLRRYDTAISEILSRTARQEKAGDTQYSRAAGLLRRLWSDTRNDAEL, from the coding sequence GTGGCTAGTCCTGTGGTGGGCGAGGCGCCGACGTTCACACCCACCCCTACCACCTACTGCGGCTTCAGCCGCCGGGTGGTCGGCAAGCGTGAGCAGTTGTATGTGCCTCGCAGCGCCCCAATGGTGTTGGTGTCCGCACCGTCGGACACCGGTAAGTCGCGGCGCATCTTGGCGCCGGCGGCGGTGCTGTGGGGCGGCCCGGCGGTGGTGGTGTCGTCCAAGGACGACCTGATGCAGAACGTCATGCAGCGCCGGTGGGGGCCGCGGGCACTGCTGGACCTGCGCCCCTTAACGTCCCCGGTGTACCCCGACGGCATCGTCGCCAACGTCTACGACCCGACGGTGACCATCGACAGCCCCTACGAGGCGTTGACGGTGGCCGAAACGATCATGCAGATGGCCACCGTCGGGTTGGGCTCGGGAGCCGATCAGGTCTCCGACGGCGGGGTGTGGGAGTCCCAGGCCGCCGGCCCACTGGCGGCGTTTTTGTTCGCGGCCAGTCCGCAGGGCAACAGCAAGGGCATGAACTGGGTTTTGACCGGCGTGGACAACATTGACCCGGAGAGCACCAGTGAACCGGGCTGGGCACAGGCCGCCGCGATCTGCCATCAGTACCCGACGCTGTCGGTGGGCATGATGCGGATCATGGAAATGGATCCGCGCCAACGGGATTCGGTGGCCATCACCATGCGCAAAGCGATTACGCCGTGGCTGCGGACCTCGCTGGTAGATCGGGGTGCCGCACTGCCGTTCACGCTGGAGTTCCTCGATGACCCCCAGGCGACGCTGTACGTGCTGGCCCCGGCCGACGGCACCGTGGCCGGGGCCGCGGTCACCCTCCTGGACTCCCTCGTACGACGGTGGCGGGAGAAAACATCAGCGCGCGAACAGATGCACCGACTGCTCATGATCATCGACGAGCTGCCCAACACCGCGCCGATACCAAATCTGCCCAAGATCGTGGGTGAGGGCCGCGGATTGGGTATCAACCTCGTTGCGGCAGTCCAGGCATCGTCGTCCCTGGCCAGGGTGTACGGGCAGGACATTGCCGAGGAACTTCGTCACATCTTTGGCGCAGCGGTCATCATGTTCGGCGCTCGCGAGGATCAGATTCTTGAGGATGCACAAACCTGGTCACCGCTGACCAATCGAAGGAACCAGCAATTTGGGCAAGCCGACGGGCACAAGAGCCTCAGCAGCGAGCTAGGACCGTCACTGCGGTGGGAGGAGTTACTGCCGCCAACGCGTGAGCACGCCCGAGTCTTGGTGCGCGGCGGGGTTGGGGTGTGCGCGGAGATCCCGGATTGGTCAGAGTTCCTGCGTCGCTACGACACAGCGATCAGCGAGATACTCTCGCGCACCGCTCGGCAGGAGAAAGCTGGCGACACACAGTATTCGCGTGCTGCGGGGCTGCTTCGCCGGTTGTGGTCGGACACCCGCAACGACGCAGAGCTGTGA